One genomic segment of Hordeum vulgare subsp. vulgare chromosome 2H, MorexV3_pseudomolecules_assembly, whole genome shotgun sequence includes these proteins:
- the LOC123427429 gene encoding mechanosensitive ion channel protein 1, mitochondrial-like: MSGCTAILRRSSQNLMELSIGSISSGASLRGFSSCARGSIKPGNSVIGQMKAMDRFPPINGVSRASIIPLAAHMGTNWLNTSKPSFNPLPGPLGVSSIRRAYSSDTGIKPEVPIVPPTENAEVVTGGTTWMDMFENARSTTIDATADAGKKVKEMTDAVTPHVHQFFETYPDLEKVVVPLGGTLFGTLMAWFAMPIIFKRLHNYGSQNPISALLGNSINTDASYGTSIWSALEDPAKYFITFMAFSEMAAVIAPSVSPYFPQALRGAFVLSVVWFLHRWKANFITKAMANQTALVTDKARLSAFNQVSSLGLIALGVMGLAEACGVAVQSILTVGGVGGVATAFAARDVLGNVLNGFSLQFSRPFSVGEYIKAGSIEGTVVEIGLTSTSMMSPEKLPFTVPNSLFSSQIIVNRSRAQWRVSVTKIPIRLEDIEKVPAVAEEIKAMLRSNPKVILETDAPYCYLSRLESSYGELVIGCILQKMRKEELIYAEQDILLGAARIIKSHGVEFGSTTQCC, translated from the exons ATGTCTGGGTGTACAGCAATCTTGCGGCGGTCATCTCAGAATCTTATGGAGTTATCAATTGGGTCCATATCTTCTGGTGCCTCTTTGAGGGGATTCAGCAGCTGTGCAAGGGGCAGCATAAAACCAGGCAATTCAGTTATTGGGCAGATGAAGGCAATGGATCGTTTTCCTCCAATCAATGGTGTGTCAAGAGCCAGTATAATCCCACTTGCTGCTCATATGGGCACTAATTGGTTGAATACTTCAAAGCCCAGTTTTAATCCATTGCCAGGACCTTTAGGTGTTTCCAGCATCCGCCGTGCATACTCATCAGACACTGGAATTAAGCCCGAAGTCCCAATTGTTCCTCCCACTGAAAATGCCGAGGTTGTTACTGGAGGCACCACTTGGATGGACATGTTTGAAAATGCTCGCAGCACCACCATTGATGCTACGGCTGATGCAGGCAAGAAAGTTAAGGAGATGACTGATGCGGTAACACCACACGTGCACCAGTTTTTTGAGACATATCCAGATCTTGAAAAGGTAGTTGTTCCACTTGGAGGAACATTATTTGGTACACTGATGGCATGGTTCGCCATGCCTATCATCTTCAAGAGGCTTCATAATTATGGGTCCCAAAACCCGATATCAGCACTTTTGGGGAACTCAATCAATACAGATGCTTCATATGGCACCAGCATTTGGAGTGCATTGGAGGATCCtgcaaaatacttcatcacatttatggcattttcagagat GGCTGCAGTGATCGCACCAAGTGTATCACCTTATTTTCCACAAGCATTGAGGGGCGCATTTGTGCTATCTGTTGTCTGGTTTCTTCATAGGTGGAAAGCAAACTTTATCACTAAAGCTATGGCCAACCAAACTGCCTTAGTTACTGACAAAGCCAGGTTATCAGCTTTTAACCAAGTTTCATCATTGGGACTGATTGCACTTGGTGTAATGGGTCTTGCCGAGGCTTGTGGTGTAGCTGTTCAATCAATATTAACTGTTGGTGGTGTGGGAG GTGTTGCTACGGCTTTTGCTGCTAGAGATGTCCTGGGTAACGTGCTGAATGGGTTCTCCTTACAATTTTCTAGGCCATTCTCAGTTGGAGAATACATAAAG GCTGGGTCAATAGAAGGCACGGTAGTCGAAATAGGACTTACTTCAACTTCAATGATGAGTCCAGAAAAGCTTCCTTTTACAGTACCCAACTCTCTGTTCTCGAGTCAG ATTATAGTGAATAGATCACGAGCTCAGTGGCGAGTAAGTGTGACCAAGATTCCTATAAGACTTGAGGATATTGAGAAGGTTCCTGCTGTAGCAGAGGAGATAAAGGCTATGTTAAGGTCCAACCCAAAAGTTATCTTGGAAACAGATGCTCCTTACTGCTACCTCTCAAGATTGGAAAGTTCATATGGAGAGCTTGTGATAGGGTGCATCCTCCAAAAAATG AGAAAGGAAGAGTTGATTTATGCAGAACAGGACATTCTTTTGGGAGCTGCCAGGATTATTAAGTCACATGGCGTTGAATTTGGAAGCACCACACAGTGCTGCTGA
- the LOC123427428 gene encoding uncharacterized protein LOC123427428: MKGGGGGGGGKETVTGSFLRFLLLLLLPLTALYFFYTLHLLLASAASSSSAASCPPDSAAVTSRVSTNRTAAAVVDNKAAASTATTLQHVVFGIAASSRFWDKRKEYIKVWWRPRSAMRGYVWLDREVRESNMSTARTGLPAIKISSDTSAFPYTHRRGHRSAIRISRIVSETFRLGLPGVRWFVMGDDDTVFFPDNLLTVLNKFDHRQPYYIGSLSESHLQNIYFSYGMAYGGGGFAISRPLAEALARIQDGCIRRYPALYGSDDRIQACMAELGVPLTKHPGFHQYDVYGDLLGLLAAHPVAPIVTLHHLDVVQPLFPNAPARPAAVRRLFNGPVKLDPAGIMQQSICYDGANRWTVSVAWGFAVLVSRGVTSPREMEMPARTFLNWYRRADYTAYAFNTRPLARTPCHKPAVYYLSSARGAEAALGGETTVTRYDRWRPANETRPACRWNITDPDAHLDHIVVLKRPDPGIWDRSPRRNCCRVLSSPKVGKEGKKTMTIDVGVCRDGEFSQVV; encoded by the exons AtgaaggggggcggcggcggcggcggcggcaaggaGACCGTCACCGGCTCCTTCCTCCgcttcctcctcctgctcctcctccccctcaCCGCCCTCTATTTCTTCTACacgctccacctcctcctcgcctccgccgcctcctcgtcctccgccgcctcctgccCGCCGGACTCCGCCGCGGTCACCTCCCGCGTCTCCACCAACCGCACCGCCGCGGCCGTGGTCGACAACAAGGCCGCGGCGTCCACGGCCACGACGCTGCAGCACGTGGTGTTCGGCATCGCGGCGTCGTCGCGGTTCTGGGACAAGCGCAAGGAGTACATCAAGGTGTGGTGGCGCCCGCGCAGCGCCATGCGCGGCTACGTCTGGCTGGACCGCGAGGTGCGGGAGTCCAACATGTCCACGGCGCGGACGGGGCTCCCGGCCATCAAGATCTCCTCCGACACCTCCGCCTTCCCCTACACGCACCGCCGCGGCCACCGCTCCGCCATCCGCATATCCCGCATCGTCTCCGAGACCTTCCGCCTCGGCCTCCCCGGCGTGCGCTGGTTCGTCATGGGCGACGACGACACCGTCTTCTTCCCGGACAACCTGCTCACCGTCCTCAACAAGTTCGACCACCGCCAGCCCTACTACATCGGCTCCCTCTCCGAGAGCCACCTGCAGAACATCTACTTCTCCTACGGGATGGCGTACGGCGGCGGCGGGTTCGCCATCAGCAGGCCGCTGGCGGAGGCGCTCGCGCGGATTCAGGACGGCTGCATCCGCCGATACCCGGCGCTCTACGGGAGCGACGACCGGATCCAGGCGTGCATGGCGGAGCTGGGGGTGCCGCTCACCAAGCACCCGGGGTTCCACCAGTACGACGTCTACGGGGACCTCCTGGGCCTCCTGGCGGCGCACCCGGTGGCGCCGATCGTGACGCTGCACCACCTGGACGTCGTGCAGCCGCTCTTCCCCAACGCGCCCGCGCGGCCGGCGGCGGTGCGGAGGCTGTTCAACGGGCCCGTGAAGCTGGACCCGGCGGGGATAATGCAGCAGTCCATCTGCTACGACGGGGCCAACCGGTGGACGGTGTCGGTGGCGTGGGGGTTCGCCGTGCTGGTGTCGAGGGGGGTGACCTCGCCGCGGGAGATGGAGATGCCGGCGCGGACGTTCCTCAACTGGTACCGGCGAGCCGACTACACGGCGTACGCGTTCAACACGCGGCCCCTGGCGCGCACGCCGTGCCACAAGCCCGCCGTGTACTACCTGTCGTCGGCGCGCGGCGCGGAGGCCGCGCTCGGCGGGGAGACAACGGTGACGCGCTACGACCGGTGGCGCCCCGCGAACGAGACGCGGCCCGCGTGCCGTTGGAACATCACCGACCCGGACGCGCATCTCGATCACATCGTCGTGCTCAAGAGGCCCGACCCCGGGATATGGGACCGG TCGCCGAGGAGGAATTGCTGTAGAGTGCTGTCGTCGCCGAAGGTGgggaaggaggggaagaagacgatGACCATCGACGTGGGCGTATGCAGGGACGGCGAGTTCAGCCAAGTAGTCTAG